One region of Aestuariirhabdus haliotis genomic DNA includes:
- a CDS encoding haloacid dehalogenase type II has translation MTTFAFDVYGTLIDTSGVTRQLSLYLDEEGASFATLWREKQLEYSFRRGLMEDYNTFAGCTEDAFDYCCERFGLELSSQQRHEILSSYETLPAFEDVAPSLQLLSEQGLPLWAFSNGTSDAVSRVLDNAGLLSYFKGIVSVDDVKTFKPAPIVYHHFSKCSGSALEDCWLVSSNPFDVIGGISCNMKAAWIQRNQEIVFDHFGIQPNLILPSLSHIPKTLDY, from the coding sequence TTGACTACCTTTGCGTTTGACGTATATGGCACCCTGATTGACACCTCTGGCGTAACTCGCCAATTGTCTCTTTATCTCGATGAAGAGGGGGCTTCGTTCGCCACCCTATGGCGAGAGAAACAGCTTGAATACTCTTTCAGGCGCGGATTGATGGAAGATTACAATACCTTCGCAGGCTGCACAGAGGATGCTTTTGACTATTGCTGCGAGCGTTTCGGTCTTGAATTATCCAGCCAGCAGCGCCATGAGATATTATCCAGTTACGAGACTCTGCCCGCCTTTGAGGATGTAGCCCCTTCCTTGCAATTGCTCTCGGAGCAGGGGCTACCTTTATGGGCTTTCTCAAACGGAACCTCGGATGCGGTCAGCCGCGTGTTGGATAACGCAGGACTGCTATCCTATTTCAAAGGGATTGTTAGTGTTGACGATGTCAAAACCTTCAAACCGGCGCCAATCGTGTACCATCATTTTTCCAAATGTAGTGGATCAGCACTTGAGGATTGTTGGCTGGTTTCTTCGAACCCATTCGACGTGATTGGCGGCATAAGCTGCAATATGAAGGCAGCCTGGATACAACGTAATCAGGAAATCGTTTTTGATCACTTTGGTATCCAACCCAACCTGATACTTCCCAGCCTATCGCATATTCCCAAGACGCTGGATTATTAG